The following proteins are co-located in the Enoplosus armatus isolate fEnoArm2 chromosome 10, fEnoArm2.hap1, whole genome shotgun sequence genome:
- the LOC139291651 gene encoding INSYN2B protein, with product MGRRVADPTNQVPALGVPLAGGRWGPLCSVGVQTSPGLRTLPSIKRHGSQPTNAHRPLTMATDKATAAETGAETSQNEINSLTQDDMGSQGSGSGVYCQIKTIQASSKETRGNRTARYTNGSVVASDVVGGVCTEATDGKEPTRERRRVQSLRGEGHRSVLKTGSVCTTVHATPPRPCRVMTTSPPRLCGTCGRRRSQITPCTGACRRRAVNQITASQTLPNPPRTQSAAPNPSRKDSALDSQSHTKNTDTSDSKSVNTPPLPPKNSPKPTRSKPTTPVAQTKNTQETTNIPKQIKLKDYAKQKSKSFDDHTLPCKTHMKAQCNGAPGGLLGGHAGNAPRGLERQLQSVEENLQSNQEKIKVLLNVIQDLEKSKALSEGRSSYRTGQDINNCPTCQKTACIIYSVEHDFRQQEGRLQGVMEALEGEYDVPAPTLTKPTAAPSSTSRPSTKARVKKLRKKCFWWL from the exons ATGGGCAGGAGGGTGGCTGACCCAACCAATCAAGTGCCTGCGCTGGGGGTTCCCCTGGCAGGGGGGCGATGGGGCCCACTGTGCAGTGTCGGGGTGCAAACATCTCCCGGGCTGCGGACTCTCCCCTCCATCAAACGACACGGCAGCCAACCAACCAACGCGCATCGGCCactcaccatggcaacagacaaAGCAACGGCAGCGGAGACAGGGGCA GAGACATCTCAGAACGAGATTAACAGCCTGACACAGGACGACATGGGGTCACAGGGGTCAGGCAGCGGAGTTTACTGCCAGATCAAAACTATACAGGCAAGCTCCAAGGAAACTAGAGGTAACAGGACAGCTCGGTACACAAATGGCAGTGTGGTCGCCTCTGACGTGGTGGGAGGGGTTTGCACTGAGGCCACCGATGGCAAGGAGCCGACccgagagaggaggagggtgcaATCTCTACGAGGGGAGGGCCACCGCTCCGTATTAAAGACGGGGAGTGTTTGCACGACTGTGCACGCCACCCCACCACGGCCCTGTCGGGTGATGACGACCTCCCCGCCCCGCCTTTGTGGGACATGTGGGAGGAGACGATCACAGATTACACCGTGCACAGGTGCATGTCGCAGGAGGGCTGTCAATCAAATAACAGCCAGCCAGACTTTACCTAATCCGCCACGGACACAGTCTGCGGCTCCCAACCCGTCAAGAAAAGACTCTGCTCTGGACTCTCAGtctcacacaaaaaacacagacacg AGTGACTCAAAATCTGTCAACACCCCACCTCTCCCACCAAAAAACTCTCCTAAACCCACTCGGTCCAAACCCACCACACCTGTAGCGCAAACCAAAAACACCCAGGAGACCACAAATATTCCCAAACAGATCAAACTCAAGGACTACGCAAAACAGAAGAGCAAATCATTTGACGACCACACTCTGCCTTGTAAGACTCATATGAAAGCACAATGTAACGGGGCTCCAGGAGGATTGCTGGGTGGACACGCAGGGAACGCACCACGAGGGCTGGAGAGGCAGTTGCAGAGTGTGGAGGAGAACCTGCAGTCCAATCAGGAGAAGATCAAGGTGCTTCTCAACGTCATTCAAGACCTGGAGAAGAGCAAGGCCCTCAGCGAAGG TCGCAGCTCATACAGAACTGGTCAGGACATTAACAACTGCCCCACCTGCCAAAAGACAGCCTGCATCATCTACAG tGTGGAGCATGATTTCAGACAGCAGGAGGGACGCTTACAGGGGGTTATGGAGGCCCTGGAGGGGGAGTATGATGTGCCTGCACCTACTCTGACCAAGCCCACGGCAGCCCCTTCCTCTACCAGCCGCCCCAGCACTAAGGCCCGTGTCAAGAAACTCAGAAAGAAGTGTTTCTGGTGGCTGTAA